One genomic region from Capra hircus breed San Clemente chromosome 6, ASM170441v1, whole genome shotgun sequence encodes:
- the GAR1 gene encoding H/ACA ribonucleoprotein complex subunit 1, with translation MSFRGGGRGGFNRGGGFGRGGGSNNHFRGGGGGNFRGGGGGRGGFGRGGGRGGFNKGQDQGPPEQVVLLGEFLHPCEDDIVCKCTTDENKVPYFNAPVYLENKEQIGKVDEIFGQLRDFYFSVKLSENMKASSFKKLQKFYIDPYKLLPLQRFLPRPPGEKGPPRGGGRGGQGGGRGRGGRGGRGGGFRGGRGGGGFRGGRGGGGFRGRGH, from the exons ATGTCTTTTCGGGGCGGAGGTCGCGGAGGATTTAATCGAGGTGGCGGCTTCGGTCGCGGCGGCGGCAGCAACAATCACTTCCGAGGTGGAGGCGGCGGTAATTtcagaggcggcggcggcggcagaggAGGATTCGGACGAGGGGGCGGCCGCGGAGGCTTTAACAAAGGCCAAGACCAAGGACCTCCAGAACAAGTAGTTT TATTAGGAGAGTTCCTGCACCCTTGTGAAGATGACATAGTGTGTAAATGTACCACAGATGAAAATAAAGTACCTTATTTCAATGCTCCagtttatttagaaaacaaagaacaaattggAAAAGTGGATGAAATATTTGGACAGCTTAGAGATTTT tatTTTTCAGTTAAATTATCAGAGAACATGAAAGcatcttcctttaaaaaactacagAAG TTTTATATAGACCCATATAAGCTGCTGCCGTTGCAGAGGTTTCTACCTCGACCTCCTGGTGAAAAGGGACCTCCGAGAGGCGGTGGCAGGGGAGgtcaaggaggaggaagaggcagaggTGGCAGAGGTGGCAGAGGTG gtGGTTTTAGAGGTGGAAGAGGAGGTGGAGGtttcagaggaggaagagggggtggTGGTTTCAGAg GAAGAGGACATTAA